The Couchioplanes caeruleus sequence GATGTCGAGCCGGCGCAGCGAGACGGCCTGCGACACGGCCCAGAAGTTGGCCGAGGCACGGCAGCCGTCCTGGCCCGCGCCGTTGACGTTGATCGTCAGATTGGAGAGCGTACGCCAGAAGTTGACCAGCGCCAGGCAGTTGGCGGTGCCGCCGTCGGCCAGGCAGCGGTTGTAGACCTCGACCTTGCCGTTGATGACGACGTCGGACGGGGAGGCGCCGAGCCCCGAGATCTCGGTGTAGTACCCGACCTTGATCTGCAACGGCTTCTCCGCCGTGCCGTAGGTGCCGGGCCTGAAGAGGTAGGCGTAGCGGTCGGTGCCCATCTCGTTGTCGACCTGCCGGGCATGGGTGGCGTCCAGAACGGCCTGGATCTGCTCGACCGGCATGCTCGGGTCGAAGACGGTGACACCGGCGCCGAGGGCCGGCGCGGCGCCGAGGGCCGGTGCCGCGGACGCGGACGTACCCGTCAGCGCGCCGGCGGTCACCAGGGCGAGACCGGCGGCGAGGATCCGGCCGGGTCGCCGGCGCCCGGGAGGGCGAGTCGTCATACGGGGTGGTCCTTTCCCTAGGTATGCCAGGAACCAGGTCACAGCAAGCGATAGGCGAGGGCCGATGTCAAGGCAGGGAGCGCTCTCCCGCCCCCACATTCAGGTCTGCATGCGGACATCCCGCCCCGGTTCCGGAACCGGCCGGGCCGAACGGAGGAGCGCCCGGCGATACCATCCGCGTGCCGAGTCCCCCCGAAGACCGGAAGGTCCCTTGAGCGCTGTCCCCACGGTTCCGCCCGGCACCCACGACCGCGCCGCGACCCAACGCCGCATCCTGTCCGTCCTGGTCGCCTCGCAGATCCTCAGCGGCGCCGGCCTCGCCGCCGGCATCACGGTCGGCGCGCTGCTGGCCCAGGACATGCTCGGCGGCACCGGCCTCGCCGGGCTGCCCAGCGCGCTGTTCACCGCCGGTTCCGCCCTCGCCTCGGTCGTCGTCGGCCGTCTCTCCCAGGCCCGCGGGCGCCGGCCCGGCCTGGTCCTCGGCTACCTCACCGGGGCCGTCGGCAGCGCCGGCGTGATCGTCGCCGCCGTCGCCGGCAGCGCCGTCCTGCTGTTCCCCGCCCTGTTCCTGTACGGCGCCGGCACCGCCGCCAACCTCCAGGCCCGGTACGCCGGTGCCGACCTCGCCGACCGCACCCACCGCAGCCGCGCCGTGTCCACCGTCCTCGTGGCCACCACCGTCGGCGGCGTCGTCGGCCCGAACCTCGCCCCGGTGGCCGGCGACCTCGCCCGTACCCTCGGCATCCCGCACCTCGCCGGGCCGTTCCTGCTCTCCGGCACCGCCTATGCGCTCGCCGCGCTCGCCCTGACCCGCTGGCTGCGCCCCGATCCGCTGCTGCTGGCCCGCTCCCTCGCCACCGCCGAGCCCGGCTCCGGACGCACCGCCGAGCCGCACTCCCCCGGCGGTGGCCCCGGGCGCGTGATGGTGGGCGCCGCCATCATGGTCCTCACCCAGGTCGTCATGGTCGGCATCATGACCATGACGCCGATCCACATGCACGACCACGGCCTCGGCATCGCCGCCTCCGGGCTGGTCATCGCCGTCCACGTCGCGGCCATGTACCTGCCGTCGCCGGTGACCGGCTGGCTCGTCGACCGGTTCGGCAGCCGCCCCATCGCCGCCGCCGGGGCGGTCACGCTGCTGGCCGCCGGCATCGTCGCCGCCGCCGCGCCCGGCGGCTCGATCCCGGCGCTCGGCCTGGCGCTCGGCCTGCTCGGCGCCGGTTGGAACCTCGGCATCGTCTCCGGCACCGCGATCGTCACCGACGCCCTGCCGCTGGAGACCCGCGCCAGGACGCAGGGCCTGGTCGACGTCGCCATCGCCCTCGCCGGGGCGACCGGCGGCATGACCTCCGGCGTCGTGGTCGCCACCGCGAGCTACTCCGTCCTGGCCACCGCCGGCGGCGTCTTCGCTCTGGCGCTGCTCCCGGTCATCGCCGCCGGCGCCGCCCGCCGATGACTCTCCCGGGCCGGCTCTCCCGGGCCGGCTCTCCCGGACCGGCTCTCCCGGACCGGCTCTCAGCAGCCGGCTTTCAGCGGCCGAAGGCGATGGTGCGGCCCTCCTTGACCTGCCCGGCGCGGTAAGTCACCTCGTCGATGGGCGTGCCCAGCGCGTCCAGCAGGGTGATCGTCCCCCCGGTGTTGCCCAGCGCGAACGAGCCGTTCCCGGCGATCTGGGCCACCACGCCGCCACCCAGCGTGCCGGTCAACCGCTGCGCGCGGCCGTTGCGGTCCCGCAGCGTCCACCCGGTCAGGTCGATCTGCCCGGCGGTGGTGTTGAGCAGCGTCAGCCGCTCCTTGCCGCGGTCCGACCCGGCCGGGTCCGGCAGGGCCGCCACGATGAGGACGTCGCCCGCGGCCAGCGCCGGCGGCAGCGTCGGCGCGCCCGGCGGCGCCGGATCCGGGTCGATGATGAAGTCCTCGGGCCACACCGTCATCCGGATGCGGTGCCCAGCGGCCTCGATCACGTCGTGCAGATTGCCGCTCTCGAGCCGGTCCAGCAGGAACAGCGAGTCGTCCCGGTTGACCGGATCCGAGCGCAGCCAGGCGTCGAAGCCGTCGAAGTTCGCGGCGCCCGCGGCCAGGAACGGCACCAGCCGGCGGAACAGCTTCGGCCAGCAGACCAGCCGTTGCAGGCCGACCAGATCGGTGACCGTGGCGGCGCCGTCCGGGTCGGCCGTCGAGACGGGCCAGATCCCGGCGCCCTCGGCGCGGGCCTTACGGGAAACCCCGGCGAGATGCGTACGCAGCGTCGCCGGCAACGTGGCGTAGAACGCGGGATATGCCAGGCCCGCAGCGAGCAGCCGCGCGTTGACCGACCGGTCGGCACCGGCGTCGTCGAGGAAGACGGTGCCGCCGGCGGGCCCCGGCGGCTCGTCCGGGTAGACGAAGCCGATCATGCGGCCGTTGGCGTCGATCCCGTTGGACAGCACGTGCCCCCGCATGCTGTCCCGGTCGGCGGCGCGCACCTTGTTCGGCAGGTCGTCGAAGAACTCCACACCCGTGAACCCCAGGAGGTGCAGCATCTCGTCGCGCGCGGCGTTGGCACCGGCGAGCTCCTGGTGCGTCTCGCCGAAATGAGTCTCCAGCGCGTCGATCGCCTCCAGGCGTACCGAGATCCCGCGGGCATTCAGGTCCGGCGGCGTGCCGGACGGCCGGGGCAGCCTCTCCACCAGCGCCGGCGAATCCGGGCGGAACTTGACGGTGTCCCCATCCGGTTCCGGGCCCTGGCGCGGGAGATCCGCGTAACGAATAACGAATTGTCCGGTCAGCACCGTATAGGTCATGGCGACCTCACCACCCACGTCGGAAGGCTCGAGACCCGGGCCTTCCCGCACCGTATTCCCGGTCGTGACCAGCGCAGAACGGCTGCGTCGGCTACGCGTCCGCAGTTCTGACCGTTCGGCGGTGCCGGCTCGTCTCAACGGCGCCCGCCGCTGTGCCGTCCTCCGCCGGGATACGGTCCCGAAGTCCCACTCCGAGGTGCGGCACTGGCGGAAGGTCCGGGTTTTAGGCAGCATGGCTGGGTGTCCCAGCCGTCCCCGCTCCTGGCTCCCCGCCAGCAGGCCCAGGCGCTCGCCGACTCCGGCGATCTCGTGAGGGCCCGCGCGCTCCTCGAGCACGCCGTCGACCTGGGACGGGCCAACCTCGGCGAGGACGACCCCGAGGTGCTGGCCACGGCGCAGCAGTTGGCCGCCGTACATCGACGGGCCGGCGACCCCTCGTCCGCCCGCCGGGTGCTCGAGGAGGCCCACGCGGCCGGGCAGTGGCGGCTCGGCGACGCCGATCCGGTGATGCTGGGCATCTCCTTCGACCTGGGCACGGTCGCCGAGGAGATGGAGAACCGCCACGAAGCGCGCCGGGCGTTCGGCCGGGTGGCCGCGCACGGCCCGGCAGTGCTCGGCCCGGACCACTGGACGGTCACGCAGGCGCGTTCCTACCTGGGAGAGGACCCTCCTACCGTACGCATCGAGCTCCCGGTCCCCCCGCCGTCCACCCCCTTCTCGCCCCCGCCTCCAGCCTCCGCCCTGCCGGTCGCCGCCCCATACTCGCCCGCCCCGCCGCCGGTCGCCGCCGCCTTCTCGTCCGCCCCGCCGTCGGTGCCGGTGCAGCGGCAGCCCGAGCCCTCCCCCGCTCCCCCGCAGCCCGATCCCTTTGCCGCCCCGCAGCCCGATCGCTTTACCGCCCCGCCACCCGGGTCCGCCTTCACCGCCCCGCCACCCGGGTCCGCCTTCACCGCCCCGCCGGCCCGGCCGGTCTTCACCGCCCCGCAGGCCGGGCCCGACTCGACCGGCGCGGGTCATGAGCCCGGTTCCGGCCCGTCGCGGTTCGAGCAGCCGGGGCCGGCGATCGCCACGGCGCCGTCCGATTCGTCCGATACCGGCCGGTCCTCGTACGCCGGCAAGGCTCCCGCCCTGTTCGCGGCGATCGCCGCGGTCCTCGGCGTGATCATCGCCGTGGTCGCGCTCGTGGTCGTCCTGGCGAAGCCGGACGACGGCGGCGACGACTCCGAGGTGCCGACCCTGAGCGGGCCGGCGCCCACCGATGTGCGGATGCGCGATTACGGATCGTCGGTGCGGCTGACCTGGACGGACCCCGCGAACGGCCGCACGTCGTTCCTGGTCACCGGCGGCCGCCGCGGCGAGCAGCTCAAGCCGATGGGCCAGGTCGGGCCCGCCACGACCTCGTTCGACCTCAACGGTCTCAACGCCGGGCTGGACTACTGCTTCGCCGTGGTGGCGGTCTACAGCACCAGCCAGTTCGCCACGTCACCGCAGGCGTGCACCAACCGTACGCAGAGTGACGCCAGCCCCGGGCA is a genomic window containing:
- a CDS encoding MFS transporter — protein: MSAVPTVPPGTHDRAATQRRILSVLVASQILSGAGLAAGITVGALLAQDMLGGTGLAGLPSALFTAGSALASVVVGRLSQARGRRPGLVLGYLTGAVGSAGVIVAAVAGSAVLLFPALFLYGAGTAANLQARYAGADLADRTHRSRAVSTVLVATTVGGVVGPNLAPVAGDLARTLGIPHLAGPFLLSGTAYALAALALTRWLRPDPLLLARSLATAEPGSGRTAEPHSPGGGPGRVMVGAAIMVLTQVVMVGIMTMTPIHMHDHGLGIAASGLVIAVHVAAMYLPSPVTGWLVDRFGSRPIAAAGAVTLLAAGIVAAAAPGGSIPALGLALGLLGAGWNLGIVSGTAIVTDALPLETRARTQGLVDVAIALAGATGGMTSGVVVATASYSVLATAGGVFALALLPVIAAGAARR
- a CDS encoding lamin tail domain-containing protein, with amino-acid sequence MGGEVAMTYTVLTGQFVIRYADLPRQGPEPDGDTVKFRPDSPALVERLPRPSGTPPDLNARGISVRLEAIDALETHFGETHQELAGANAARDEMLHLLGFTGVEFFDDLPNKVRAADRDSMRGHVLSNGIDANGRMIGFVYPDEPPGPAGGTVFLDDAGADRSVNARLLAAGLAYPAFYATLPATLRTHLAGVSRKARAEGAGIWPVSTADPDGAATVTDLVGLQRLVCWPKLFRRLVPFLAAGAANFDGFDAWLRSDPVNRDDSLFLLDRLESGNLHDVIEAAGHRIRMTVWPEDFIIDPDPAPPGAPTLPPALAAGDVLIVAALPDPAGSDRGKERLTLLNTTAGQIDLTGWTLRDRNGRAQRLTGTLGGGVVAQIAGNGSFALGNTGGTITLLDALGTPIDEVTYRAGQVKEGRTIAFGR
- a CDS encoding fibronectin type III domain-containing protein produces the protein MSQPSPLLAPRQQAQALADSGDLVRARALLEHAVDLGRANLGEDDPEVLATAQQLAAVHRRAGDPSSARRVLEEAHAAGQWRLGDADPVMLGISFDLGTVAEEMENRHEARRAFGRVAAHGPAVLGPDHWTVTQARSYLGEDPPTVRIELPVPPPSTPFSPPPPASALPVAAPYSPAPPPVAAAFSSAPPSVPVQRQPEPSPAPPQPDPFAAPQPDRFTAPPPGSAFTAPPPGSAFTAPPARPVFTAPQAGPDSTGAGHEPGSGPSRFEQPGPAIATAPSDSSDTGRSSYAGKAPALFAAIAAVLGVIIAVVALVVVLAKPDDGGDDSEVPTLSGPAPTDVRMRDYGSSVRLTWTDPANGRTSFLVTGGRRGEQLKPMGQVGPATTSFDLNGLNAGLDYCFAVVAVYSTSQFATSPQACTNRTQSDASPGQPRR